The following proteins are encoded in a genomic region of Desulfosporosinus youngiae DSM 17734:
- a CDS encoding AbrB/MazE/SpoVT family DNA-binding domain-containing protein: MEKLYFTKSITYTLSNTFCKGVIDYGQALLSGKLTSEGQMTIPVELRNLLKLNEGDRLAFILNEKEGIIEVQPKTKKSIRGVIGALKPTINLNADEAIDLAKTERAKELNIKRTMLSKCVANLSKKCIRSQ, from the coding sequence TTGGAAAAACTTTACTTTACAAAAAGTATTACTTATACTTTAAGTAATACTTTTTGTAAAGGGGTAATTGATTATGGCCAAGCACTTCTCTCTGGAAAGTTAACCAGCGAAGGGCAAATGACTATTCCGGTAGAGTTGAGAAACCTATTAAAACTTAATGAAGGAGATAGACTAGCTTTTATCTTAAATGAAAAAGAAGGAATTATTGAAGTTCAACCTAAAACTAAGAAGTCAATCCGAGGAGTAATAGGAGCGTTAAAGCCTACAATAAACCTTAATGCGGATGAAGCCATTGATTTGGCTAAGACAGAACGGGCAAAAGAGCTTAATATAAAACGGACCATGCTCTCCAAGTGCGTGGCTAATTTGAGTAAAAAATGCATTCGCAGCCAATAA